atatttagttttttttgaAAGAGCAACAAAccttcgcatttataatattactagttgtgctctgcggttttacccgcagtgcacCGCTCCTGttgtcttagcgagatgatgcCTAgttatagccttcttcgatgaatgggctatctaacaccgaaatatttttttaaattggaccagtacttcccgagattagcgcgttcaaacaaactcttcagctttataatattagtatagattggtAATAGTAGGACTACTAATCTTTTAAATACTAAGTAATTGTATTAACATGTAATCCAAGATACCTACTCTCTGTTTGTGCAAAATTTCacgaaaatcggttcagcagtttttgcgtgaCCTAACAAACTAACATATAAACTTTCGTATttctaatattagtaggtagtgttgctattttaaatattattacaatattttctgtttttttCAGCCAAATGAGATATCCTGCCCCTTATTCATGGTCCTTTGATGAAGCATACGACCGTCGTTCAATGAAAACTAAAAAAGCAGTTCCTCCTCTTGAAAAtaagtagatatttattttgcttcctatttcttataattatgttCACCATATTTCACTTCtcattatatacctactagaatccgcctgcggcttcacccgtgtttttatagaaaaacccgcatagttcccgttcccgagggattttcgggataaaacctatcctatatgaTAGtctaagttaccctctatatgtgtgctaaatttcattgtaatcggttcagtagtatttgcgtgaaagagtaacaaacacacacatccatcctcacaaactttcgcatttatttttatacctattaATAGGATAGGATGTTTCATTAAAACAACAGCTGTGGTTACATTAagcaatatattttgaatgatTACATTTCAGTGAAAAGAACAAATGGGTGAAAGCTCATCCAACATCAGGGTGTGATCCATACGCACCGCATTTGAAATATGGCATTTTTCGACAAAAAAGTTCTAATAAGTATGAATATTTTCACTCCAATTGTTATATACTCTTTTAAACGTCTTTAGAGAaacgggctatctaacaccaaaatatttttttcaaatcggaccggtagttcctgagattagcgcgttcaaacaaacaaacaaacttttcagctttataatattattatagataggtatgtaTCTTTTCCCTAATGCTAAacaagattattatttaaaaaagtgcgtgtgccgagcacacgtgtcagaagtgaaacttctttggcaagattcaaagatatcaaaatcgcgaccttgaaattttactctcaacgcgcttatagaagtttcacttcaaaatataacatgttacttagttttttttaattttaatttgaaagttATCGTAGAAGTAGAACCACAGAGTAGAACGTACAGTACGCTGTAGCTCGCCTTGTATTATCTACCTCTACTTAATCTGTGTTGATGATAATGTTGGAGCGTACTTAGTAACCTCagattaaatactttataatactatactaccTTGGTTTAGTGATCTGTGATCCGACAGTTCTAACGTAGTTTTCAGTTTGATTggcattcatatttttaactagctgctccgcgcggtttcacccccgtggctccactcctgttggtcgtagcgtgatgatatatagcctataaccttcctcgataaatgggctatctaacaccgaaagaatttttcaaatcggaccagtagttcccgagatttgcgcgttcaaacaaacaaacaaacaaacaaactccagctttataatattaagtatagattactaacattttatactaatattttcaAAGCTTTATCCGTAATAGGTATTAAGTGCTTTCAATTTCATGACTTTTCTGCTATTTACGAACAAAATTCATTCATGAATTGACTCGATTGTCGCTTCGAGagaatttcaataaaatgttttcgAATATTTACATTGGGTTGTACCTATTTGGAGAAAAAATAGTAGCTTTCGATAGTAATATTCGCATGTTTTGGATTGTTTTCAGAGACAATTTgtccaaaataaatttacacaGATCGGTGTCAGATCACCATAGGAAAAAGGAAAATAGAAAAGCTGTGAAAAAaggtttgttttaattgtcaCTGAAAtcttagaataatattaagtaggtatgtagacTGACGACACTAGCTGTgacccgcggttttacccgcattgctccgctcctataggtcatagtgtgatgatatgtagcctatagcctccctcgataaatgggctatctaacaccaaaataatttatcaaatcggaccagtagttcctgagattagcgtgttcaaacaaaccaactcttcggctttataatattagtatagattattagtacctatttagttttgattataaatttatatattatatatagttagtacttatagattattgaaatttaataaaacttatgaTTTACAGGACCATCCGAGCAACCATACTTTACCATTCGACCGCTGCACTGCAAAAATTTGTCGGTATCTCAAGTACTTCATGTTGATATAAAACCGAGAAGCCGAGTTGTGTCTccgatacataatatttatagatttaataaacatatttgatGGTcatactgttttattttagtactaCTTAGCtatgctccgctcctgtttgtcttagcgagatgatataagTACAATAGTCTTTCTCGAtgaataggctatctaacaccgaaataattttttaaatcggaccagtagttcccgagattagcgcgttcaaacaaactcttaaactttataatattacctagtaTAGATGTTACTTGGGGACGTATAAAAAGAGGTAACCCCAATAGCCGCAGTTTCCATGGGCTTAAAACCTTCCTCCAAAAgtactaggtacctaataaaaagAACAGCAACAAAATCctttgcatagttttaaattataaagacttattattattaatagttttttttattacatactagcggtccgccctaGCTTCACCCGtagtacatgtttatgttttcttttcataagaaccatcctcgtactttaaagaatattataaacaaaagaaTTATCGCAATCGGTCTatccgttcacgcgtgatgccatGACAAGgggaaaacgggtttcatttttatatactacTTATATACTACTtacgctttgtctaaaacttaataaattatatactaaaaccttcctcttgaatcaatctatattttaaaaaaacccgcatcaaaatccgttgcgtagttataaagatttaagaatacatagggacagaaaaagcgactgtTTTGGATATAGATACCATATACAGTCGggaaaggaaaaataaaaacgatacacattttttcaattatatttattgaaatgcattatacaattaaatgcttcaattaaaattaagaataaattatgaaatcaaGTCAGGAAAAAATAAGGAATAACAAAAATCTAAGTATAGTTAACGAAAGATAAtcaaattagaaaatattacatatagtTAAAACAATCAggttagtaaaaaaatatacaaaatgcaGTAGTAAAAGTACTCTAAGGAATATAACTTCATAAACATAactactttttataaaaaaaaatatttttttttattacatttcacatgtgtgtttttaaatgtttaattaaagaaCTTTTAACTGTACATTGATAAGGACATATATCACAGGAAAATGGCTTTTCATCTGTGTGTGTTCTTACATGTTCAActaaactatgtttttgtatACATTTATAAGAACATATATCGCAAGAAAATGGCTTTTCACCTGTGTGTGTTCTTACATGTTCAActaaactatgtttttgtatACATTTATAAGAACATATATCGCAAGAAAATGGCTTTTCACCTGTGTGTGTTcttttatgtataactaaaCTACTTTTTTGACTACATTTATAGGAACATATATCGCAAGAAAATGGCTTTTCTCCTGTGTGTGTTCTTTTATGTTTAActaaataatcttttttattacatttataagaACATATATCGCAAGAAAATGGCTTTTCATCTGTGTGTGTTCTTTTATGTCCAActaaattatcttttttattacatttataaggAAACATATCGCAAGAAAATGGCTTTTCATCTGTGTGTGTTTTTATATGTCTAATCAATTTACTTCCACAAGAAAATTCCTTATCACAAATAGTACAAGTAACTTGATTTAGAGTTTCATGTTTGGaatcattttgaattttttcaaACACAATTTTGATACAATCTTTGCATacaatcttttcatttttattacattggatatttaatgttttcttGCAtagtttacaattattattaagaactTCATTTTTGTTGATATCCATAGTCTTAATTGCAggaatttcatttaaattatttttggtgaatttatttttatctgttttATCAATTAATGGATTCGAATTTTCTTGAATTCCGTTCTTACCGACATTATCAATATCTTTATCAGTATTGAGAGAGGACTTATTTTTGTCAATTACATTgcgtttcatatttttattactttttaattcgCGTTTAGATTCTTTTACTTTCTTAActtctttgtttttaatttttgtatttttttctttcgtaAGCTTCATTTTTTTAGTTGATCCACTTTCATTGTCAgcagttaaattattattatttgtatcaaCATTATCTTTGTATTGTATATGTACTTTGTctgtattttttgaaaatgtatcGTTACATTTCGTAATTGGTTTTATAGGAGAAGCTGAAAGCGAAATGTGTATTATTCAATCGGTTTATCCTGTCTTATGcaacatacctacttaattaccTATAAAAATCCAACGTAAGTACTTAAGTTTGTATGACACGCCATTTTTTCAACGTTAAATCGATACTAAATATGGCatatttcttgtttttatttaatccaaCTTTAAAAGAGCAAAAAGTGTGGCAGTTTTTATGCTTAGTGTAGTTCACGTGAACGAAATTATGAGTAGAAGttggtttataaaaaaacaacacaaatattaaacataccCTCATCGTGAATGTAGAACCTAGGTGGTTTATTATATAGTCTTATATCTATACCAAGTCTGTTTGCAAATTCGCTTCCATAAAATACCATCAATTCAGTAAATCGGGGTATAATTTTGGTTGTTCTGAAAGTTTTTTATATccttaattaaacttttagtCATTTCGTTGATTTAGtctttaaattacatttaaaagaacatATTGATTTAGGAAACATAATACTATACCTACTTCTGCGCTTAAATCATGAACagaattgtaaaaaaaatataataattttagcaTCTACAAATTGGTTTTTAgtaagtatgtttattacctaTAGTAAAGCTGTCCTTGATATTGATAAGCAACGAGATTTTGTTCATACCAATATCTAGAACAATTAACATAACGCATCCAATTCGAATTATTCGCGTCTGATGCGTCCACCATGTGTGTtggtttattgtttttatcgtAAATctgaaattgtattttaattttatgttatagtttttttatatctatttattatttattactgttaacaagttttttgtattgttaacTAATTATGTTCCTACACAATATTACACACATCAAAAAAGTCTAGGGATATTTTGAATTgcatcaaatatttaaaaatctaacTATAGTAATTTTGAGAAACTGAAAATATCAATAGACTTTGTTGATgtgtgtacatattatgtataaaatataataaacttttaaatgtcgataatcataaaaagaaataagtcACCAAGATAAAcatggttttatttaaaaaaataaaactattttaagtATACATAAATACGTAATAATATGCAGTTTataatcatataaaaaaaaattaagagtAAAACACTTTTTGTCTTCGTAGCCGACGCTTTGAAGAGGTGACTCTTTAATTTTttcgatatatttataaagcgcgtcacacacggtgaagatactataatattttatgtgacccgaaattttgtgggtcatttgtaacaggatggcggttctataggggtcttagtacgcaatgacaaaaagaaaaaagatggtcagaacgctgataccggataccttaagatactataacgttttatattagagaatctaTTATAGTATcatcaccgtgtgtgacgcgcttaatTATGTACGTATCGTATTattgctataataataaaaatattaacttgaactatatacatttattaaataaataggttttTATCTTCACCTACCTGCCAGCAATAGTCGGAATTCGCATCCTGCGTAATTAGTCCCCTATATGGTCCAAATTGCACATTGTTCGGTAGAGTCAGTGTTGTAAAAACACCTAAACCTGCCCCTAAGGTAAAAATGAATAGGTAATGATTTTTACTACTACAGtaaaaatgctttaaaataGGCTAATATAGGACTACCAAGGCTTGGAATGTCCTTTTCTATATTGTAGTATAAAACTGATAAAttagtacaaaaatattatttttgcgtGAATATAGCTCCTCTTTACAATAGgtacgttaaaaataatagtttatatttatttatttaactcattAATAGTTTTACAAATAGGAAACCTTAGAACTACTTACAGATAGAACAGAGTACAACTattttggcggccttatcacttaatagtgatctcttccaggcaaccaagGTAAAAGGTAAACAAGCAAAAAGATCACTATTGGCGGGACGAGAACGAAACGAAACGAAACGAACGAAAGTTTATTCctatagaatttttttttgtattcgttaattttaatatgggTACGTACAAATAATATGAGTTTTATAGGAAGCGCATTCTACTGTAGTagtaaaaaaaactgtttaaaataataattaataaaaaatacattataactACAGAAAcgggaaaaaaaataatcaatgttgattttattgttatttgcattttaactaaatatgtattttatacttacCGAGTATGGTAGAAGGGGCCAAATGTAAAAACACATTTGGAATTGTGAGAGCGGCCCTTGGAACATACGAGGGAAAATTCGTTTTTGATGGTACCTTAAAATATTGGAAGAATGGAAGGAAAAAGACAGATAtagtatttttacataatattatattaccaaAGGCCAAtcgattattaaaattttatacatttatggttattgtgcaaaatattttatgttacgtTAAAAGTTAtagttactagctttccgcctgcggcttcgccctcgTTTTCAAAGtcaacccgcatagttccaggTGGTTCCAGtacccgtgggatttccggaaatGAACGTATGacgtgttaatccaagttaccctctatatgtgtactaaattttattgtaatcggtgcagtagtatttgcgtgaaagagtaacaaataagtatacataactacatccatcctcacaaactttcgcatttatacctaatataagtaagtgtaaaaatataagaattacaatatacatacacggaaattattgtttttattaacactatacaataaaattttataaaacaactagctgctccccgcggtttcacccgcattgctccgctcctgttaatcttagcgtgatgatatattatagcctatagccttcctcgataaatgggctttctaacaccgaaagaatatttcaaatcggaccagtagttcctgagattagcgcgtttagctttataatattagtatagatataataatataataaaacaatataaaataagttgtTTTTTACCTTTGTGTCCGGTATGACGAGTAAAGGACCGTGAATTGAACAATACTCGTAGACATAGTCGCCACAATCCGTACAatctgtaatttatttgtagaattatttttgactagctttacgcccgcggcttcgcccgcgtttccATAGAAAAAACCCgcagttcccattcccgtgggatttccgggataaaacctatcctatatgtattaatccaagttaccctttatatgtgtgctaattTTCATTTAGATCGGTTCAGTcttggttcagtagtatttgcgtgaaactaactgtaacaaacatacatacaaacacataCACGTCATACATCCATCCCTTAGGGcttccatcctcacaaactttcgcatttataatatgtattacctaaatcggttcagtctcggttcagtagtatttgcgtgaaagagtacctaggtaacaaacatacatacatacaaacacataCACGTCATACATCCATCCCAGGcttccatcctcacaaacttgcatttataatattatgtattacccAAGTAGAATTGGAGGTTTTATCACCCACTGTAGAtcgaatttgaaaaatattttttttttccttgtGTAAGTAACCTTaaaaaggataaaatatttttacttataggTTTTAATATCATTGAGTTTATAGAAGTAGTTTTAACAAAATACCTagctacataatatgaaaaaattgaataaacttctgttcaaaattattgagtaggtatgtatatctttaaaatattatctacaaaCAATGAAATCGTAAATTGTGGTATACTTACCAATAACGTcgtttttttgaaatattttgtagaaataGACACATTATATAACTACCTAGTTAtagttacataaaattataaacataatattattaccaagttattacctacctaccattCTTTAACTGTGCCATAGTTAAAAGAACGTCTTTGATGACGCTATAATGATTATACCACAGAACATATAAGAGAGGTATTATACATAACGACAGCTTATCGTTcttttattatagtataatCGCTATGAAGTATTCATCTAGGAAAATTATACCACGTAAAAGACAATAATTAGGTATCACACAGAAAATCCAGTACCTAAGTCATCATTGTAATAATCGCACGATATGGTAActtgcaattttttattttatgcagtAACGGGTACAACAACGATCTTAATTTAGGTACTAGGGtaactaagtacctacataggtTTTGATAAAACACACACAACTTACAAATATATTCATCCGGGCCAGGTTCATCCGGTTCGTAATAACTTACTCGTTTCTTGTTCCTCAAATTGAATTTACTCATTGTGAAAACATATATCTGTTAAgagaattaaaatttagtgATATGACAGAAATCAATACtacttaatatgtatgtacctacactaatataattacactgaaattattataagtattctTCTAAGGCATAAACTTTGCCAAACAAGATTTAGCAATTTTCCACAAATCGGataacacaataattattcacaAGCCACAATCCCGCCATAAAATAACTCCCGCCATTTCTCGAACCAAGACTGGATACGTTCACCACAGATAACAACAGCTATGATGCGTTCATTGTAGCTAAATTCCAGATCTAGTATTTTTAACTGTGTGTgattttacatataatatattagttacttaaaatttaaattcacaatttaaatgtaactatattgttaaataaaaaacctacctcagtttaattttatgactTGTTTAAGAGTTTAGGCACTAAATTTTAGTTCAATAGTTGAAACGGTACATATAcgtattatatagattataataaagagaaaaaatatttatatgtaactactatataatatttagactAATTACCTGAATTGAATTGAGCGCGAATCACACTAATATAATAGTTCTCACCAGTGTGTCAGGACCAGGATTAGGGATAATTCATAgacctatatttttataatacttacgtAGTAATGCATTATATACAGCAAGTACATTTAGTTAAAACGATTACGTcttattttagttataaactTAAGTAACTAATTAAATACTTGAACCGATACACAATGGACTGCAGTGTGATGTTGTTATTATAGCGCGTTTCAATATAGAAACTTatcttcaatggcggccaAAGCTGACACTGACATATGGTAGGGtcagcaaaaaagaaaataaaaataacgtaaatggataattattttattaattatttcaaattatttgttgacaaacttttttgtaatggtatttgtgtatttatatgaattatcataTGTATGTACGTATACAGAATGCAATAAAATTCCCATAATATGTAACGAGCCCATAAAACTGAACAAGTTTTCCcaaagaacatattttgtcaaattccaataaaacattatttagtaTCGCAAATACATAATTGTCAATGTAAATTTATGGTAAAAACTATTATAGATAAAGACTTAAGTATTATTaggtttttttattacataccatataggtacctagtataataggtcattgataGGTACAGAcgggaaaagtaaaataaaaacgatacacattttttcaattatatttattgaaatacattcattaaatgcttcaattaaaattaagaataaattatgaaatcaaGTCAGGGAAAAATAAGGAATAACAAAAGAAAActtaattagaaaatattagataatatagtTATAACAATCAggttagtaaaaaatatacaaaatgcaGTAGTAAAAGTACTTTTCAGAATATAACTTCATGAACATAACTaccttttataaaattaaaaaaaaaaaactattttttattgcatttcaaATGTACCGTAAAATGGGGTTAATAGACACAACTTTCAACTTCTAGACTGATTTTCTTACACATTTTGTATTAAAGCTGTTATCAAATAATTGTCAAATTGCGAGTCTCGTTTTAATTAACCAAATAGTTATGCTTTGATTATACATAAATTTGAGAATTATTTGTGAAATAGGAAAAAGTAGGCCGTTTCTATTTACCTTGAAAGTGGGGTCAAAAGATACGACAGAGGGgtgaatagaaaaaaacttAGGGTTGTCAAAATCAACTTGTATtgtacttatgtacctacttattcgTTTTTCAGTAAACAACTATCAACAATAAttgaaaagtttaatttttgtaattataatcatattgGTAGCGTTAGTAACATTACAAAGGTTGAAAGGATTAATGCCGATTAAGGCCGTTGaagataaaaaatgtaactttCAAATTAAAGTGTCAcagaaaaacattttaacaaaaatttttaattgaaaactgTCATGATGAAAAAATACTCGATTGACAACCCTGAAAATCATGTTTCTATTAACCTCTTTCTCGTTGCTATCAACCCCTCACTCGTATCTATTCACACCTTTGATCGATTCTATTGACCCTAAGGGCGTGTCTAATCGCCCCCCACTCGGTTCTATTCACCTCGAATTCTGTAAAAAATTTCTAAGTCTCGATTTTACTAAAAAATTAGAACAAAATGATGGAATATTGATACTCAACTTTTTATTCCTAATAGATGAGAAACTTAGCTATCCAAGTATGCAAATTGACAAGGAGATAACGGTGAAGAActtgatgtttttttaaaagttttacacAGTTAATAAACAGTTGTACGCAGACATTCACTTCAACAGCTTTTTTCTTTATGTCATTAAACTTTacgtaaattttaatgttgccagattgaaggaaaaatgttacagttTTATTAATAGTGGGAATAAAGATACTTTAACAGACTATAGAGACACTAGAACGACCTTAAAGTTCTCAGGTTTGTTTCTATACACCCCGCGATTTCTATTCACCCCATTTTACCAGTAtggttttaaatgtttaatcaAAGAACGTTTATCTGTACATTTATAAGGACATATATCACAGGAAAATGGCTTTTCACCCGTGTGTGTTCTTTTATGTGTAACTAAATCACCTTTTCGGTGAGATTTATAAGAACATACATTACAAGAAAACGGCTTTTCACCTGTGTGTGTTCTTTTATGTCTTactaaatcatatttttgatAACATTTATAAGAACATATATCGCAAGAAAATGGCTTTTCACCTGTGTGTGTTCTTTTATGTCTAACTAAATCACCTTTTTGATTACATTTATAAGAACATATATCGCAAGAAAATGGCTTTTCACCTGTGTGTGTTCTTTTATGTCTAACTAAATCACCTTTTCGATGAGATTTATAAGAAcataaatcacaaaaaaatggCTTTTCACCTGTGTGTGTTCTTTTATGTATAtctaaattaactttttttatacttttataagaaCATATATTACAGGAAAATGGCTTTTCACCTGTGTGTGTCCTTATATGTTGAACtaatctaattttataattacatttataagaACATATATTACAGGAAAATGGCTTTTCACCTGTGTGTGTTCTTACATGTTCAActaaactatgtttttgtatACATTTATAAGAACATATATCGCAAGAAAATGGCTTTTCACCTGTGTGTGTCCTTATATGTTGAACtaatctaattttataattacatttataagaACATATATTACAGGAAAATGACTTTTCACCTGTGTGTGTTcttttatgtataactaaaacattttttcgaTTACATTTATAGGAACATATATCGCAAGAAAATGGCTTTTCACCTGTGTGTGTTCTTTT
The Colias croceus chromosome 30, ilColCroc2.1 genome window above contains:
- the LOC123704730 gene encoding uncharacterized protein LOC123704730 — protein: MERKSRKPRTIQMRYPAPYSWSFDEAYDRRSMKTKKAVPPLENNEKNKWVKAHPTSGCDPYAPHLKYGIFRQKSSNKDNLSKINLHRSVSDHHRKKENRKAVKKGPSEQPYFTIRPLHCKNLSVSQVLHVDIKPRSRVVSPIHNIYRFNKHI
- the LOC123704752 gene encoding histone-lysine N-methyltransferase PRDM7-like isoform X3 → MRIYVFTMSKFNLRNKKRVSYYEPDEPGPDEYIYCTDCGDYVYEYCSIHGPLLVIPDTKVPSKTNFPSYVPRAALTIPNVFLHLAPSTILGAGLGVFTTLTLPNNVQFGPYRGLITQDANSDYCWQIYDKNNKPTHMVDASDANNSNWMRYVNCSRYWYEQNLVAYQYQGQLYYRTTKIIPRFTELMVFYGSEFANRLGIDIRLYNKPPRFYIHDEGMFNICVVFL
- the LOC123704752 gene encoding histone-lysine N-methyltransferase PRDM7-like isoform X4 translates to MSKFNLRNKKRVSYYEPDEPGPDEYIYCTDCGDYVYEYCSIHGPLLVIPDTKVPSKTNFPSYVPRAALTIPNVFLHLAPSTILGAGLGVFTTLTLPNNVQFGPYRGLITQDANSDYCWQIYDKNNKPTHMVDASDANNSNWMRYVNCSRYWYEQNLVAYQYQGQLYYRTTKIIPRFTELMVFYGSEFANRLGIDIRLYNKPPRFYIHDEGMFNICVVFL